The Crocosphaera subtropica ATCC 51142 genome includes a window with the following:
- the clpB gene encoding ATP-dependent chaperone ClpB, whose amino-acid sequence MQPTNPNQFTEKAWEAIVRTPDIAKQNSQQQIESEHLMKSLTEQEGLATSIFNKANISVPKLRDRTEEFIRRQPKVSNPGESVYLGRSLDSLLDRSETFRKEFEDDYISIEHLLLAYSKDDRFGKNLFKEFGLSENNLKEIIKQVRGNQKVTDQNPENKYEALEKYGRDLTQLAREGKLDPVIGRDDEIRRTIQILSRRTKNNPVLIGEPGVGKTAIVEGLAQRIINRDVPESLRDRKLIALDMGSLIAGAKYRGEFEERLKAVLKEVTDSQGNIILFIDEIHTVVGAGATQGAMDAGNLLKPMLARGELRCIGATTLDEYRKYIEKDAALERRFQEVLVNEPNVVDTISILRGLKERYEVHHGVKIADTALVAAAMLSNRYISDRFLPDKAIDLVDESAAKLKMEITSKPEELDEVDRKILQLEMERLSLQKEEDQVSRERLEKLEKELADLKEEQSQLNAQWQAEKEVIDQIRELKETIDQVNLEIQQAERDYDLNKAAELRYGKLTDLQRQVKELESKIEERQTTGKTLLREEVIESDIAEIISKWTGIPISKLVESEKEKLLHLEDELHERVIGQEEAVTAVSEAIQRSRAGLSDPNRPTASFIFLGPTGVGKTELAKALAKNLFDTEEAIVRIDMSEYMEKHSVSRLIGAPPGYVGYDEGGQLTEAIRRRPYSVILFDEIEKAHGDVFNIMLQILDDGRLTDSQGRVVDFKNTIIIMTSNIGSQYILDVAGDDSHYDEMRSRVMDAMRNNFRPEFLNRIDEIIIFHSLEKEQLREIVKLQIQLLRSRLEDQKMSLKLADVALDFVADIGYDPVYGARPLKRAVQRYLETPIAKSILRGEFKPGDTIFADVEDERLTFKRLPSEMVTV is encoded by the coding sequence ATGCAACCAACTAATCCTAATCAATTTACAGAAAAAGCCTGGGAAGCGATCGTGCGAACCCCAGATATTGCTAAACAAAATAGTCAGCAACAAATTGAAAGTGAACACTTAATGAAGTCTCTGACTGAACAAGAGGGACTCGCTACAAGCATCTTCAATAAAGCTAATATTAGTGTTCCAAAATTACGCGATCGAACTGAAGAATTTATTCGTCGTCAACCGAAAGTCTCGAACCCTGGAGAGTCCGTCTATTTAGGTCGTAGTTTAGACAGTTTACTTGACAGAAGTGAGACGTTTCGCAAAGAATTTGAAGATGACTATATTTCCATTGAACATTTACTCTTAGCCTACAGTAAAGATGATCGTTTTGGTAAAAATTTGTTCAAGGAATTTGGTCTAAGTGAAAACAACTTAAAAGAGATTATTAAACAAGTGAGAGGAAATCAAAAAGTGACCGATCAAAATCCTGAAAATAAATACGAAGCCTTAGAAAAATATGGACGAGATTTAACTCAATTAGCCAGAGAAGGTAAACTTGATCCGGTGATTGGTAGGGATGATGAAATTCGCCGAACCATTCAAATATTGTCCCGTAGAACCAAAAATAATCCCGTTTTAATTGGGGAACCTGGCGTGGGTAAAACGGCAATTGTTGAAGGTTTGGCACAACGAATTATTAACAGAGATGTCCCTGAATCTTTGCGGGATAGAAAGTTAATTGCTTTGGATATGGGTTCACTTATTGCTGGGGCAAAATATCGCGGAGAATTTGAAGAAAGATTGAAAGCTGTTTTAAAAGAAGTCACTGATTCTCAAGGCAATATTATCCTCTTTATTGATGAAATTCATACCGTTGTGGGTGCCGGTGCCACTCAAGGGGCTATGGATGCAGGGAACCTATTAAAACCTATGTTAGCACGGGGAGAATTGCGCTGTATTGGGGCAACAACCCTTGATGAATATCGTAAATATATTGAGAAGGATGCAGCCCTCGAAAGACGTTTTCAAGAGGTATTAGTCAATGAACCGAATGTAGTGGATACGATTTCCATTTTACGGGGACTCAAAGAGCGTTATGAAGTCCATCATGGGGTTAAAATTGCTGACACTGCACTCGTTGCAGCAGCCATGTTATCTAACCGTTATATTAGCGATCGCTTCTTACCGGATAAGGCCATTGATTTGGTAGACGAATCAGCCGCTAAATTAAAGATGGAAATCACCTCTAAACCCGAAGAATTAGACGAAGTTGATCGTAAGATTCTGCAGTTAGAAATGGAACGCTTATCCTTACAAAAAGAAGAGGATCAAGTTTCCCGTGAACGCCTAGAAAAACTAGAAAAAGAATTAGCTGATCTCAAAGAAGAACAATCTCAACTCAATGCCCAATGGCAAGCAGAAAAAGAAGTCATTGATCAGATTCGTGAACTCAAAGAAACGATTGATCAAGTCAACTTAGAAATTCAACAAGCTGAACGAGATTATGACCTTAATAAAGCTGCTGAATTACGCTATGGCAAACTAACAGATTTACAGCGACAAGTTAAAGAGTTAGAAAGCAAAATTGAAGAACGACAAACCACAGGTAAAACTTTATTAAGGGAGGAAGTTATCGAGTCAGATATTGCTGAGATTATCTCTAAATGGACAGGAATACCTATCAGTAAATTAGTGGAATCTGAGAAGGAAAAACTATTACATTTAGAGGACGAATTACACGAGAGAGTGATTGGACAAGAAGAGGCTGTTACCGCCGTTTCAGAAGCTATACAGCGTTCTCGTGCCGGACTTTCTGATCCCAATCGTCCTACCGCTAGTTTCATTTTCTTGGGACCCACGGGTGTCGGTAAAACAGAATTAGCCAAAGCCTTAGCGAAGAATCTTTTTGATACCGAAGAAGCGATCGTTCGTATCGATATGTCCGAGTATATGGAGAAGCATAGCGTATCCCGTTTAATTGGTGCGCCTCCAGGGTATGTAGGCTACGATGAAGGAGGACAATTAACGGAAGCCATTCGTCGTCGTCCCTACTCAGTCATTCTCTTTGACGAGATAGAAAAAGCCCACGGTGATGTCTTCAACATCATGTTACAAATTCTCGACGATGGACGCTTAACAGACTCTCAAGGTCGGGTAGTAGATTTCAAAAATACTATCATTATCATGACCAGTAATATCGGTTCTCAATACATTTTAGATGTGGCTGGAGACGATAGTCATTATGACGAAATGCGTTCCCGTGTCATGGACGCAATGCGTAATAATTTCCGTCCTGAATTTCTCAATCGTATCGACGAAATTATCATCTTCCATAGCTTAGAAAAAGAACAACTGCGAGAAATTGTTAAGCTACAAATTCAACTCCTCAGAAGTCGTTTAGAAGACCAAAAAATGTCCCTGAAATTAGCTGATGTGGCCTTAGATTTTGTTGCTGATATCGGTTATGATCCGGTATATGGTGCAAGACCTTTAAAACGGGCGGTTCAACGGTACTTAGAAACCCCTATCGCTAAGTCAATTTTAAGGGGAGAATTCAAACCAGGTGACACTATCTTTGCTGATGTTGAAGATGAAAGATTAACCTTTAAACGTCTACCATCTGAGATGGTAACAGTTTAA
- a CDS encoding RNA recognition motif domain-containing protein: protein MSIYVGNLPYEVTEADLNFVFSDYGSVKRVHVPTDRDTGRPRGFAFVELEQKANETNAIETLDGAEWMGRTMKVDEARPRR, encoded by the coding sequence ATGTCAATTTATGTCGGAAACCTCCCTTACGAGGTAACAGAAGCAGACCTAAACTTTGTTTTTTCGGATTATGGTTCAGTCAAAAGAGTCCATGTCCCCACAGATAGAGATACGGGTCGTCCTAGAGGGTTTGCCTTTGTAGAATTAGAACAAAAAGCAAACGAAACGAATGCCATTGAAACCCTAGATGGGGCAGAATGGATGGGACGTACTATGAAAGTTGATGAAGCCCGTCCTCGCAGATAG
- a CDS encoding DUF1997 domain-containing protein, with product MPNQNFSHPIQFKASESLSLPVKQTPIPIHHYLRQPQRLVKAIADPKLMEQLSDNDFRLKMRPLNFMEMYHFQPTVILGVWSNSQGTVFLRSQDCEIRGIDYINDRFSLTLKGKLCPQEKEGKTYLQGQANLTVEVDLPPALRLTPDSLLKMTGNGLLRGVLNRIKQRLLNQLAQDYHHWVESQSQSLKNEEVSRFGEPCPES from the coding sequence ATGCCTAATCAAAACTTTTCCCATCCGATTCAGTTCAAAGCCTCTGAATCCCTTTCTTTACCAGTTAAACAAACCCCCATTCCCATTCACCATTATCTTAGACAACCCCAACGATTAGTTAAGGCGATCGCTGATCCTAAGTTAATGGAACAACTCTCGGATAATGACTTTCGTCTGAAGATGCGCCCTTTAAATTTTATGGAGATGTATCATTTTCAGCCGACGGTTATTTTGGGTGTTTGGTCTAATAGTCAAGGAACGGTTTTTTTACGATCTCAAGATTGTGAAATTCGGGGAATTGATTATATTAATGATCGCTTTTCTTTAACCCTCAAAGGGAAATTATGCCCTCAAGAAAAAGAGGGAAAAACCTATTTACAAGGACAAGCCAATTTAACCGTTGAAGTGGATTTACCCCCTGCCTTAAGATTGACTCCTGATTCCTTATTAAAAATGACGGGTAATGGTCTTTTGAGAGGGGTTCTCAATCGCATTAAACAACGTCTGCTTAACCAATTAGCCCAAGATTATCACCACTGGGTTGAGTCTCAATCTCAATCTCTTAAAAATGAAGAAGTTAGTCGTTTTGGTGAACCTTGTCCGGAATCTTAA
- a CDS encoding DUF2887 domain-containing protein, translated as MNQATEELTDEPIRQNVLNLIETIVIYKSPEKSREEIEEMLGLNDLKQTRFYQEARDEGKIEGKLEAKLELIPSLIKQGFTIEQTANLLQLDIELVRKLVSS; from the coding sequence TTGAATCAAGCAACAGAAGAACTTACCGATGAACCCATTCGCCAAAATGTTCTTAATTTAATAGAAACTATTGTTATCTATAAGTCTCCAGAGAAAAGTCGGGAGGAAATCGAAGAAATGTTAGGATTAAATGATTTAAAACAAACACGCTTTTATCAAGAAGCCCGTGATGAAGGTAAAATAGAGGGTAAACTTGAGGCAAAATTAGAATTAATTCCTAGTTTGATTAAACAAGGATTTACGATTGAACAAACGGCTAATTTATTACAATTAGATATAGAATTAGTTAGAAAGTTAGTCTCATCTTAG
- the apcB gene encoding allophycocyanin subunit beta, producing MRDAVTTLIRNYDLTGRYLDRDAMANLKSYFESGTDRISVAALINANSPVIVKEAGLQLFEEVPELIRPGGNAYTTRRYSACLRDMDYYLRYASYALVAGDPTVLDERVLQGLRETYNSLGVPIAPTVRGIQIMKEKIKAMAADAGVEDTSFVDEPFDHMSREFSEISV from the coding sequence ATGCGAGATGCCGTTACCACGTTAATTAGAAACTATGATCTTACCGGCCGTTATTTAGATCGGGATGCCATGGCCAACCTCAAATCCTATTTTGAGTCAGGAACCGATCGCATCAGTGTGGCTGCCTTAATTAACGCCAATTCCCCTGTGATCGTTAAAGAAGCAGGGCTTCAACTCTTTGAAGAAGTCCCAGAATTGATTCGTCCAGGGGGTAACGCTTACACTACCCGTCGTTATTCAGCTTGTTTACGGGACATGGATTATTATCTCCGTTATGCTAGTTATGCTTTAGTCGCCGGAGATCCCACCGTTCTCGATGAACGAGTTTTACAAGGGTTACGCGAAACCTATAACTCTTTAGGGGTTCCCATTGCCCCCACGGTTAGAGGTATCCAAATAATGAAAGAAAAGATCAAAGCCATGGCCGCCGATGCAGGGGTAGAAGACACATCGTTTGTGGACGAACCCTTTGATCACATGAGTCGTGAGTTTAGTGAAATCTCTGTTTAA